In Paenibacillus stellifer, the DNA window CCAGATCAGGCCGCTGCTCGGTTATATCGGCGATCTGCCGGACTGACAGCCCTTCTTCACCAGCCAGAAACAGCAGACCCTCAATAATTGATTTCAGACTCTTGTAGTCCATCTGTGATATCCGCCCCTCTCCACTCCATCACGATGTCGTCAAACAGCTTCTCCTGATAGCACAGAATCGCTTTCATCTTCATCAGCTCCAAAATCGCGAGAAAGGTCGCCACGATCTCATGTCTCACCATAGTATCGTTCAAGAGCGACGAGAAACGGAGCCTTCCGCCCTTTCCGGTTCGCTGAAGCGCCTCGGACACATCCCGGATCCGGTCCTTGACCGAGATTTCATCTCGCGTTACCCGGGCATACGAAGTGCGCCTTGCCGCTTTGCCGAGCGCCTTGCGGAATGCTGCGATCAGGTCGGAGGCATGCAGTCCCATGATGGGATTATCCTCCTGCGATGGTGCGAATGGCGCCAAATCATCCGGCTCCTTCGTGAAGATAAGCGAGCGTTCGCTCTCCATATCCATCAGCTGCGAGGCGATGCTCTTGATTTTGCGGTACTCGATCAGCCGCTCGACGAGCTCTGCCCGCGGGTCATATTCTTCTTCATCGTAATATTCGAAATCTTCGAAATCGATGACCGGCGGTTTGGGGAGCAGCAGCTTGCTCTTGATGGAGAGCAGAGTCGCGGCCATCACCAGAAACTCGCTGGTTACTTCCAGCTCCAGTTCCTGCATGGTCTGAAGATACTCCATATATTGCTCGGTGATCTCGCTGACCGGAATGTCCTGGATGTCGATTTCCGCCTTGTCGATCAAATGCAGCAATAAATCCAGCGGGCCCTCAAACGTCTCCAGCTTGTACAATACAGTCACGAGGCAACCTCCCGCTAAGTGTCCTTTAATGATATCGAAAAAAGCAAAATGCAGCGCCCGGAAACCGGACGCTACATAAGGTAGATACGCTCGAATGAGATTCGTTTCCCTACATATAAATAAGCACGATTGGAACGGATTCGTCAATAGCGGGATTACTCTTTTCTCAGGAGACTTAGATTAATTTGCTCAAATTTGCCATTTCAATCGCGGATACTGCCGCATCCCAGCCCTTGTTGCCGGCTTTGGTGCCTGCACGTTCAACCGCTTGTTCGATATTCTCGGTTGTCAGCACTCCGAAGATTGTCGGAACGCCCGTCTTCAGGTTGATGGCGGCAACTCCCTTGGATACCTCGTTGCACACGTAGTCGTAATGGGTCGTAGAGCCGCGGATAACGGTGCCCAGCGTTACGACGGCGTCATACTTGCCGCTTTCGGCCATTTTCTGCGCGATCAGCGGAATTTCGAATACGCCCGGAACCCAGGCTACGGAAATCTCATCATCCTTCACGCCATGACGCTTGAACGCGTCCAGCGCGCCTGTCAGCAGCTTGCTAGTAATAAATTCATTGAAACGTCCAACGACGATTCCGTACTTCAAACCTTCCGATACTAAATGTCCTTCAAAAATATGCGGCATACTCATCCACAACCCTTTCCTTATTAAATAGTAGTTTTATGATTTGGCTTATGATTTGGCACTTTCGTTCTGCTCGAGATCGTCGAATTTCAGCAGATGTCCGAGCTTCACTTGCTTGGTGTGCAGGTACTTGGTGTTGTCCTCGTTCTCCGGCATCTGGATCGGCACCCGCTCCACAACTTCGAGGCCATAGCCTTCGAGACCCTTGATCTTTCTCGGGTTGTTGGTCATCAGATTGATGCGCCGGACCCCGAGATCCTTCAGAATCTGCGCTCCGATGCCGTAATCGCGAAGATCGGCGGGAAAGCCGAGCTTCAGATTCGCATCCACCGTATCAAGCCCCTCTTCCTGCAGCTTGTAGGCGCGAAGCTTGTTGATCAGCCCGATGCCGCGTCCTTCCTGGCGCATGTAGAGCAGAACTCCCCGTCCCGCCGCCTCAATCTGGCGCAGCGCCGCTTCGAACTGCGGTCCGCAGTCGCAGCGGTGGGAATGGAACACGTCGCCGGTCAGGCATTCGGAATGGACACGGACGAGAACCGGCTCGTCTCCGGAAATGTCGCCCTTCACAAGCGCGACATGCTCCTTGTCGTCAACCTCGTTCGTGTAGGCGATCGCCTGGAACACTCCGAAGTCGGTAGGCATGCGGACGGCCACCTCGCGCGTAACCAGATTCTCCTTCTCATTGCGGTAATGGATCATGTCCGCAATGCTGATCAGCTTCAGATCATGCTTCTTCGCGATTTCATGAAGATCGGGAAGCCGGGCCATAGTGCCGTCCTCCTTCACGACCTCGCAGATGACCGCGGCAGGATACGAGCCGCACATCCGGGCCAGGTCAACCGCCGCTTCGGTGTGTCCGGAACGGCGAAGCACGCCGCCTTTCTTCGCGATCAGCGGGAACATATGCCCCGGCCGCCGGAAATCAGCCGGCTTCGCATTCGGGTCCATGATCGCCTTCGCTGTCAGCGACCGCTCATAAGCGGATATCCCTGTTGTCGTATCCTTGTAGTCGACCGACACCGTAAAGGCTGTGCCGTGGTAATCGGTGTTCTGGTTCACCATCGGCTTCAAATCAAGCTCCGCAGCCCGCTCCGCCGTAATCGGCAGGCAGACCAGCCCGCGTCCTTCAGTGATCATGAAATTGATCACGTCGGGCGTTGCTTTTTCCGCCAGTGCGATAAAATCGCCTTCGTTCTCGCGGTCCTCGTCATCCACTACGATGACTACCTTGCCGCGCATCAGGTCATAAATAGCCTCTTCGACCGTATTCAGCCGAATCTCTCCTTGCTGCTGACTCATGGTCATTCCCTCCTCAATGCCTGCCTGTTATAGAAATCCGTTCGCTGCCAGAAAATCGCTGCTGATCCGCGAGCCTCCGCCCCGTCCATTCTCCTCATCATTCTGTGAGGAAGAACCGTAGCGAAGCAGATGATCCACATATTTGCCCAGAACATCGCATTCGATGTTGACGCTTGCGCCCGTCCTTTTATGGGCGAGCACGGTCTGCTCGAGCGTATGCGGTATGATCGATACCGTAAACGCCGAGGCAGGCGTAGCGACAACGGTTAAGCTGATGCCATCAATCGTGATGGAGCCTTTCGGAATTATATATTTGAAGAGCGAGGGACTATCCGGGGCAATCTCGAAGACCACGGCGTTCTGGTCGCGCTTGATGCTGCGGATCGTTCCCGTCCCGTCGACATGGCCCTGTACGATATGGCCCCCAAATCTGCCGCCCGCCGCCATGGCGCGCTCCAGATTGAGCGGACTGCCCGCCTTGAGCTCCTTCAGATTGCTGTTGCGGTATGTCTGAGGCATCACATCGGCGGTGAAGCTTCGCTGACCGACCGAGGTCGCCGTCAGGCAGACACCGTTCACCGCCACGCTGTCGCCGATCTTCAAATCATTCATAATCAGCGAAGCGTCGATATGAAGCATCATGACTTCGCCGCTGGAAGATACGCCCCGCAAAGCGCCGACTTCCTCAATTAGTCCCGTGAACATAACAAGCTTCCCTCCTTAAGCCTTTCCTGCTCCGCATCTCACGGGCGCCAACGGCAATCGTTCAAGGGCCGCCAGCCCTCATGCGCGCTTCCCGGCTTTATCAGGCGTTGCCGCTGGATGCCGGACGGCCGGTGATGCATACATTGTCGCCGAGCACTTCCACCTCGACCTGCTCCAGCGTGACTGCATCCTTCATCAGCGCCACGCCGTCCCAAGAGAACGCGGACGGCGCTTCGGCCCGGCCGCCGACGATCTTCGGAGCGAAGAACAGCGTCACCCGGTCCACAAGACCCTGCTCCAGCATCGCGCCGTTCAGCTCGCCGCCGCCCTCCAGCAGCACCGAGCCGATCTCCAGCTCGCCAAGAGCCTTCATCGCAGCAGTGAGATCCACACGCGGCCCCGCTCCGCACCTGAGCACCTTGACTCCCGCAGCCGTTAGCGCAGCTTCCTTCGCAGGGTCGGCCGAGTCTGCTGCGATCACAATCGTCGGAGCTTGCCCATCCGCCACCACTGCGGCGTCCAGCGGAGTGCGGAGCTTCGAGTCGATGACAATCCGTACCGGATTGATTCCCGGAACCTCGGTCCGCGTCGTGAGCGAGGGATTGTCTGCCAGCACGGTGCCCACGCCAACCATGATGCCCTGATGGCGATGTCTCAATGTATGTACGATAGCACGCGCTTCCTCATTTGAAATCCACTTGCTGTCGCCCGTACGCGTTCCGATTTTGCCATCCAGCGTGCTTGCGCTTTTCAGCGTGACAAAAGGCTTGCGGGTCAGTATATATTTAATGAACCTCTCGTTCAGCCTCAATGCACGTTCTTTGAGCAGCCCGACCTCTACCTCAATCCCCGCACTCCGCAGCATGGCAATACCCCGGCCAGCCACTTGGGGATTGGGGTCTTCGCAGGCCACCACAACCCGGGCAACTCCTTCGGTGATCAGCCGCTCGCTGCAGGGGGGCGTGATGCCATAATGACTGCAGGGCTCCAGCGTTACATACGCGGTGCCGCCCTTTGCCTGTTCGCCCGCCATATTGAGCGCATGAACCTCGGCGTGACCCGTTCCCCGCTTGAGATGTGTGCCCAGTCCAACGACCGCTCCATCCTTAACGACAACACAGCCGACGACGGGATTTATTCCTGTCTGTCCCTGAGCTCGCTCGGCCATATCCAGCGCAAGCGACATATAGAATTCGTCGTTCATTACCTGCATGACCATTCCTCCACTCGGTGTTCATCCTTCCACAGCAAAAACCGCCAGATCTGCGAAAAACCCATCCGCTTCTCCTTTAGGGAGCAACGGATGGGTATGTGAGAGTATCATGAAATTCCAAGCCGGATGCCAGACGTCTATCGGGCTGGGGGTCTTTGTGATTTATCGCACAATTGATGAGCGGACATGACACAGCAGACCTCCTGCTCGAATGGCAGGCAATCGGCTAAACTCTCCTTCTTCCATCCAGACTATACTGTCGGTCCCGGAATTGCACCAGGTCCACCGTCCGCATTGATTGCGGTCCGGGTAGCGGACTGAGAAACTAGCTACGCTGATGCGTCATCTGTTTCATCACCGCCGGTAGGGAATTTCACCCTGCCCTGAAGGATTATTGCGTATTTAATTGGTTTCTTAGTGGTGATTTCCATCATAAATATGGGTTCAACCTTGCGGTAATATTACCACCAATGTTCTAAAAACACAAGCAACACGGCTGATCATTGGCAAATGGGAGTTTTAGACTAATTTATTTCCAACGAAGTCGTCTCATTTTTTTGTTACTCAATACACGGCTTCATCCAAAGCTGCTTGAGCTAATAAAAGAGCAGAGTCTAGCAAAGGAAGCGGACTGTTTTCAGAATTGATAAGCATAGGGAATTCAGTGCAATAAAACATAGTGGTTAACTCAGCACTGAGTCCTCCTAGTACACCGATTCGCTTCAACTTCTTGCTCACCTCTCTTTGCATCAAACTTCCATCATGAGCATTACTAATGCCGACACTACTAAGAAACATGGTTATGTTAACTTGGTATATTAAGAAAATGGAGTTATGCTCTATTGACTTGTCCATTCATCCCACGTTCAGGTAAGCTTCCCCTTTCTCATGAACCGGGGGCAGTCCCCGATTCAACAACTCTGCAATCGTTTCTTTCAGGTAAAGGGTCTGCATTCTGGCCATCTCAATGGTCCGATAAATATGTGTGGTAATCTCCTCGAACTTGTCCTTTTTAATGTGAATTTGTTCAAGCTTAACCGGAGCACCGATACTAACAAACCAATTGGTTAACGCTTCGATGCCTGCTTGCGCAGTAGGAAGGCCGAATACATTTCGTGCAAATTGTTCATATCTTGTTGGGTTCATAGGCAGATGCCAATTCATCCATGCGGATACACGACTGCGAGACCCGCCCCATGAGGTACATCGTACAAGGCCGAAAGAGAATGCTCAATTAAATGGGTGTCATAGCGATTTCCTTCCACCCCGGCGAATTTGCTTCGTTCAAGGCTTGCGCGGCTGCCCAGGCAAATTCGCTTCTTGCTTCATAGGTATTATCGGTAATTGGCACAAGTTCATCATAGATTTGGCTATGTTTGGGTCGTAGATTCGGGTGTATAATTACATTTACTTTTGAATGATAATCGGCAGAGTTCACTTTGAGCTTTGCTTGGAGGGGGGTTTTGGGCAGATGGTTAATATCGAATCGATCTCTGTGCTTCACGATATTCTGGGCTATGCCAAACCTAAGCATCCATTAATCACGTTGATTGATTACAATGCAGTGAATCCTCGTGATCCATATTACAACGTCTCGTTCAAGCTGAACCTCTTTGAAAAATAATGCCGAGTGCGAGCTGGTTTATGGCCAAAATATTACGACTTCCATGAAGGCAGCCTTATACACATACTGGAGACTGTTAACGGCTGCTTCTGACAACAAAAGACCCCATCTATCTGATTGCCGAGAGGCTTGGGTTTGAACAACCATCCAGTTTCACCAAGTTTATAAAAATGCAGCTAGGTGTGAGTCCCGTTGACTATAGAAAGATGATTGATTCATATTAAAAGCCGGTTACACTGAATTTCAGAGTAACCGGCTTTTGCTATGAAAGGAGCAAACATGCATGGCAAATGTAATCGCCCTCGCCAGCCAAACAGGCGGCGCCCCCTTAACTCCCACTTCGTAAAATCTATTTTCCGCTCTTCAAGATAAGGCCTCCATCGAAAGCATTCTTCCTCAATTTTATATAAAATTGTCTTTATTTAGAAAAATATATATTTTTATGTCGTTTTTTTGGGTATTTTTCGAGGAATAACCGTCCTTTTATAGTAAATTATTACATCACCTGTTAGAAAAAATGCCCTTTCTTTTCGTCATCCACCAATGTGAAAATGGGTCTGATGGCGCGCCATTATTGGAAAGAAATGAAACTAATGATAATTACAGAAAACACTCGTGAAATTTCCAATGTAAATTGTGTAAGTACCGACAATATTCCCCTTACTTTACGATTTTAATATGCTAGGATTAATCCCGTAGGTTGCGCAAACGTTTGTACTGACCTGTTTTATCTTGTAATGCCATGTCGCCTGATGACTGAAATTGGGAATGGAAAGGAGTCTTTTGTAGAGATGAACACCGATGTTGCTGAAGTCACCCAAACACAAAAAATGCCCGTTTTAATCTGGAGTCAGGCGGGCAGGCTGGAGCTGTCGAGCCGTGAAATCCCGCAGATTCAACATCCTTCCGATGTCAAAATCAAGATCCATATGACCGGTATTTGCGGAACCGACCTCGCGGTTATCACCGGCAAGGAGCCCGGAATCGGGGGGGTGATCCGGGGGCATGAAGCCGTCGGCATCGTGACGGAGACGGGACCGGAGGTCTCGCGTCTCAAGCCGGGCGACCGGGTCGTGATTGATCCCAACGAAAGCTGCGGGAAATGCCGGTTCTGCTTGCGGGGCAAGCGTAATCTCTGTGTCGGGCCTGACGGCCGCGGCATGCCGATCGCGGGACTTAACAAGGACGGAACTTTCGCCCCCTGGTTCGTTGACGCAGGAGTCGTTCGTACACAAGCTGCCGGAATCTGTGAGCTGGGAAGCTGCAGTCCTTACGGAACCGCTGGCTTGCGTCCTCCACAATTTCCGTGAAGCGGGAATCCGGGCGGGTGACCGTCTGCTCGTTCTCGGATCGGGCCCGATGGGACTGCTATGCCAGTATGTTGGCAAGCGGACAGGCTGCATCACAGTGGCTACGGAGGTAAGCGCCGAAAGGCTTACGATCGCCCGCTCTATCAGCGATTTTGCTTGCCCGCCCGACGAGCTTGACAAGGAACGGTTAGAACCGCTGCTGAACGATGTGAAATTCGATGTGGTCATCGACACAACGGGCACGCAGATGCTCATGGCTGAGCTATGGGTTGAACGCGGGGGAACCATCATTCCCTTCGGCATCAACAATCGCTACCGGCATACGCTTGCCCCCACCTTTTATGTGCAGAATGCGATCCGGATGCTTGGAGCAGGCGAGTATCTGGATACTTTTGAAGCGGCGCTGAGGTTTGTCGCAGACGTGCCGGAAATTTCATCACTGGTAACTCACCGTTACCCATTAGACGAATACGCTGAGGCTATTCAACAACTGCTTGGACAGGCCGACGGCGGCGGGGATAATTTGTCGACTCCAATGATGAAAACCGTGTTTGTTTTCTGAAACACGTTCGTTTTCTGAAAAGTTATTTGCACATACATCAAAGGAGGCTTTCTGTTCATGAGCAGTTCCAATCGAATTTTGAAGCAGATGCTCCGGTACTTTGCTGACCGGCAGTCGGTGGAAGCGGAGCCGATCTGGATACCGGCGCTATGGAACGAGTGCGGCTATGAGAAGGTGCTTGAAGCAAGCAACGGTGAAATCCTTGTCGAGCCGAATGAATTCATCGCCCGTCATTTGCAGTATTTGTATGACCTGTCCGCCGGATACCTTTACACAGACCACACGGACTTGGACAACAGTGTCATTTACTGCTCTCTGCTCCGCTATTCCTGCGCATGGGATTATCACCATACCGGTGTGATTCAGTCCGGCACCTTTCTCAGATTCACTTTCCTGCTCCCGCTGCTGAAACGCATGGGCACCAATATTCTGTATCTGCTCCCGCTGACCCGGTACAGCGAGATGTACCGCAAGGGCGATCTTGGTTCTCCGTACGCCGTCTACTCCCTGTTCGCACTGGACGAACATCTGCATGATCCTTTGCTTGACGGAATGGAGCATCTGACCTTGAACGACGAGCTTACAGCTCTTGTGGAGGCCTGCCATCTGCTGGATATCAAGGTAGTGCTTGATCTGATTCCGAGGGTGATCGCACGGGATAACGCGCTGCTGGAGGAGCATCCCCACTGGATGTACTGGATCGATAAAGAGGCGTTCGCGGACTTTCGTCCGCCGGCCATTCCGGAGCTGGATTTCTTCACCGAATGCACGCCGGACAAGCTGGAGACGGTGTATCGAAGCGGGGAAACCATTGGCTTCCTTCAAAAATTCCGTCTGCCGCCGAACGAGCTGCAGCCTGCGCTCTGGGAAGAACTGAAGGAGCGGGCGCGCGTGACCGGAGAGCCTTTGCTCGAGCTGGTGGAAAGCGAGATGGGCATCACTCCGGCCCCGGCGCATTCGGATTGGATCAACGATGTGCAGCCGATCTGGACGGACATTGCTTTTTACCGGCTGTACAAGGACTTTTCCCCGCAGGTTCGTCCGTTTCTGCCCCCGGATCAAGCGCCATATGTGCTGTTTGATACGATTAAATGCAATCTGTACCCCGGGGAAGAGCCGAATGCGGAATTATGGGAGCTGCTGATCGAAGCTGCCCGTTTCCAACTCAACACCTATGGGATTGACGGCTTTAGAATCGACATCGGGCATGTGCTGCCGGTTCCTCTGCTGGATTCGATGTTCCGGACCATCAAGGAAATCAAGCCTTCCGCCATTCTGATCAGCGAGGATCTGTTCAACCGCAATCACCGCAAGGCGGCGCAGACCGGATACAATATCATGCTCGGCAGCGGCTGGAATATCATGACGGATATCAGCGCCGAGAATATGCTTGGCTATCTGAAAGAATTGCCTGAGCTGCAGATCCATGTATTTGCCTGCTCGGAGACGGCTGATACTCCCCGGATTACAAGCCGTGGGGGCAAGAAGCTGTCCCGACTGATGACTATGTTCAATTTTTTTCTCCCGAACGGAATTCCTTACCTGACCACAGGTATGGAGATGTTCGAAGAGCAGCCGCTCAATTGCGGCCTTGGAGACAATACCGGGGGAGCGGATATCCCCAAAGCCTTTTTCAACAATATGGCGATCAACTGGACGGCCGGACAGACCATGCTGCCGCTGCTCGAAGAGCTGAACCGGTTCAGAAAGGAACAGGCGGAGCTGCTGAAGCCGGAGTATTTTTTCATACCGGACCCCCAGGGAGATATTATTCTGTATGCCTATTATTATCGGAACCGGCTGCTTGCCTTCTGCTTTAATTTGAGTCCGGACAAGGAGCAGCAATTAAACACCGAGCTTATTCTTCCTTCATCCAAACAGACCGAGCTGCTGATCAACAGCTATCCGGGCAGGGGGAACCCCCGTAATGAAGACGGCGTGTACCGTTTGCAGCCGCATCAGGCTATCGCACTGTCGATGACGCAAATTTATTCATTCAGAGAGGAGAAGCACAATGAGCTATCGGGCAAATACGGCAGACTCACTGGTAGTGTGGCATGAATTTGACGGTAAAGGAGATACCTCCATTCAGGTGCTGGAGGGCCTCTGCCAGTCATTCTCAAGCAGAACCGGTGTATCCGTCATTCCGGAGGTCATGAATATTACGGATCTGGTCGCGAGATTGCGGCGGGTCGGCAGCAGTGGTGCCGGTCCCCATATGGCCTTGACACCGGCGGATATGGCCGGCTATGCCCAAGAGGCTCTCTACTCGGAGATTCCCGAGGCATTCTGGTCTAGCGCGGAAGGGCTTGATCCCAAGATTCGATCCGCCATGCAGGTTGGCGGAGTCCAGTACGGCATCCCCGTTCTCACAGGCAACCATCTGGTTCTGTACTATAATCAGTCGATCTATGACGAAGCCCCCTCTTCATGGGAAGTCATTGACAATCTGGGGGGACCACTGCTGGAACGAGGAATCGTGCCGGTTGGGGCGGATTTGCGGGACCCCTATTATTTCATTCCTTTTTTGACCGCCATGGGCGGCTGGCCGCTGAAGGACGGAAGTCCCGACCTGGGATCAAGCGAAATGGAGGAGGCTCTTCGCTTTACC includes these proteins:
- a CDS encoding segregation and condensation protein A — its product is MTVLYKLETFEGPLDLLLHLIDKAEIDIQDIPVSEITEQYMEYLQTMQELELEVTSEFLVMAATLLSIKSKLLLPKPPVIDFEDFEYYDEEEYDPRAELVERLIEYRKIKSIASQLMDMESERSLIFTKEPDDLAPFAPSQEDNPIMGLHASDLIAAFRKALGKAARRTSYARVTRDEISVKDRIRDVSEALQRTGKGGRLRFSSLLNDTMVRHEIVATFLAILELMKMKAILCYQEKLFDDIVMEWRGADITDGLQESEINY
- the ribH gene encoding 6,7-dimethyl-8-ribityllumazine synthase, whose amino-acid sequence is MPHIFEGHLVSEGLKYGIVVGRFNEFITSKLLTGALDAFKRHGVKDDEISVAWVPGVFEIPLIAQKMAESGKYDAVVTLGTVIRGSTTHYDYVCNEVSKGVAAINLKTGVPTIFGVLTTENIEQAVERAGTKAGNKGWDAAVSAIEMANLSKLI
- a CDS encoding bifunctional 3,4-dihydroxy-2-butanone-4-phosphate synthase/GTP cyclohydrolase II, whose product is MSQQQGEIRLNTVEEAIYDLMRGKVVIVVDDEDRENEGDFIALAEKATPDVINFMITEGRGLVCLPITAERAAELDLKPMVNQNTDYHGTAFTVSVDYKDTTTGISAYERSLTAKAIMDPNAKPADFRRPGHMFPLIAKKGGVLRRSGHTEAAVDLARMCGSYPAAVICEVVKEDGTMARLPDLHEIAKKHDLKLISIADMIHYRNEKENLVTREVAVRMPTDFGVFQAIAYTNEVDDKEHVALVKGDISGDEPVLVRVHSECLTGDVFHSHRCDCGPQFEAALRQIEAAGRGVLLYMRQEGRGIGLINKLRAYKLQEEGLDTVDANLKLGFPADLRDYGIGAQILKDLGVRRINLMTNNPRKIKGLEGYGLEVVERVPIQMPENEDNTKYLHTKQVKLGHLLKFDDLEQNESAKS
- a CDS encoding riboflavin synthase, giving the protein MFTGLIEEVGALRGVSSSGEVMMLHIDASLIMNDLKIGDSVAVNGVCLTATSVGQRSFTADVMPQTYRNSNLKELKAGSPLNLERAMAAGGRFGGHIVQGHVDGTGTIRSIKRDQNAVVFEIAPDSPSLFKYIIPKGSITIDGISLTVVATPASAFTVSIIPHTLEQTVLAHKRTGASVNIECDVLGKYVDHLLRYGSSSQNDEENGRGGGSRISSDFLAANGFL
- the ribD gene encoding bifunctional diaminohydroxyphosphoribosylaminopyrimidine deaminase/5-amino-6-(5-phosphoribosylamino)uracil reductase RibD, which encodes MQVMNDEFYMSLALDMAERAQGQTGINPVVGCVVVKDGAVVGLGTHLKRGTGHAEVHALNMAGEQAKGGTAYVTLEPCSHYGITPPCSERLITEGVARVVVACEDPNPQVAGRGIAMLRSAGIEVEVGLLKERALRLNERFIKYILTRKPFVTLKSASTLDGKIGTRTGDSKWISNEEARAIVHTLRHRHQGIMVGVGTVLADNPSLTTRTEVPGINPVRIVIDSKLRTPLDAAVVADGQAPTIVIAADSADPAKEAALTAAGVKVLRCGAGPRVDLTAAMKALGELEIGSVLLEGGGELNGAMLEQGLVDRVTLFFAPKIVGGRAEAPSAFSWDGVALMKDAVTLEQVEVEVLGDNVCITGRPASSGNA
- a CDS encoding iron-containing alcohol dehydrogenase; protein product: MNPTRYEQFARNVFGLPTAQAGIEALTNWFVSIGAPVKLEQIHIKKDKFEEITTHIYRTIEMARMQTLYLKETIAELLNRGLPPVHEKGEAYLNVG
- a CDS encoding helix-turn-helix domain-containing protein, which produces MTTKDPIYLIAERLGFEQPSSFTKFIKMQLGVSPVDYRKMIDSY
- a CDS encoding alcohol dehydrogenase catalytic domain-containing protein codes for the protein MNTDVAEVTQTQKMPVLIWSQAGRLELSSREIPQIQHPSDVKIKIHMTGICGTDLAVITGKEPGIGGVIRGHEAVGIVTETGPEVSRLKPGDRVVIDPNESCGKCRFCLRGKRNLCVGPDGRGMPIAGLNKDGTFAPWFVDAGVVRTQAAGICELGSCSPYGTAGLRPPQFP
- a CDS encoding alpha-amylase, whose translation is MSSSNRILKQMLRYFADRQSVEAEPIWIPALWNECGYEKVLEASNGEILVEPNEFIARHLQYLYDLSAGYLYTDHTDLDNSVIYCSLLRYSCAWDYHHTGVIQSGTFLRFTFLLPLLKRMGTNILYLLPLTRYSEMYRKGDLGSPYAVYSLFALDEHLHDPLLDGMEHLTLNDELTALVEACHLLDIKVVLDLIPRVIARDNALLEEHPHWMYWIDKEAFADFRPPAIPELDFFTECTPDKLETVYRSGETIGFLQKFRLPPNELQPALWEELKERARVTGEPLLELVESEMGITPAPAHSDWINDVQPIWTDIAFYRLYKDFSPQVRPFLPPDQAPYVLFDTIKCNLYPGEEPNAELWELLIEAARFQLNTYGIDGFRIDIGHVLPVPLLDSMFRTIKEIKPSAILISEDLFNRNHRKAAQTGYNIMLGSGWNIMTDISAENMLGYLKELPELQIHVFACSETADTPRITSRGGKKLSRLMTMFNFFLPNGIPYLTTGMEMFEEQPLNCGLGDNTGGADIPKAFFNNMAINWTAGQTMLPLLEELNRFRKEQAELLKPEYFFIPDPQGDIILYAYYYRNRLLAFCFNLSPDKEQQLNTELILPSSKQTELLINSYPGRGNPRNEDGVYRLQPHQAIALSMTQIYSFREEKHNELSGKYGRLTGSVA
- a CDS encoding sugar ABC transporter substrate-binding protein, with product MSYRANTADSLVVWHEFDGKGDTSIQVLEGLCQSFSSRTGVSVIPEVMNITDLVARLRRVGSSGAGPHMALTPADMAGYAQEALYSEIPEAFWSSAEGLDPKIRSAMQVGGVQYGIPVLTGNHLVLYYNQSIYDEAPSSWEVIDNLGGPLLERGIVPVGADLRDPYYFIPFLTAMGGWPLKDGSPDLGSSEMEEALRFTRLQCERGLLASLDGPTSLLDRFIEGEVGAIICGEWIFNYLDQNMGERLGVGALPSILGKPSLSMTSAIGLVFPNHTLESEQRDHLLSFAAYLVGEEGQREWAERVQRIPVHSGVLSEVKASSSPARAKLIEQLANTRSMPIEPVMLTVWNAMKAGLSRLREEDPKRLLHTMGEFLHTQSEERLVNDNTK